The Thioalkalivibrio thiocyanodenitrificans ARhD 1 genome window below encodes:
- the ntrC gene encoding nitrogen regulation protein NR(I) has product MSNHEHVWVIDDDRSIRWVLERALAKADIEVTSFETAGAAIKALEHDTPDTVITDIRMPGMGGLELLERLHRDHPELPVIIMTAHSDLESAVSAYQGGAFEYLPKPFDVDDAVALVRRAFQLRRERVQPEAGPNGGTPEIIGEAPAMQEVFRAIGRLSHSNITVLINGESGTGKELVAHALHRHSPRAGQLFIALNTAAIPGDLLESELFGHEKGAFTGAQASRRGRFEQADGGTLFLDEIGDMPAELQTRLLRVLSDGEFYRVGGHTPIRVDVRIIAATHQNLEQRVREGLFREDLFHRLNVIRIHVPALRERREDIPLLLDHFLGQAARELNVERKVLLPRVRDYLSSLDWPGNVRQLENTCRWLTVMASGREVHLDDLPPELREQPETAAPDWEQALARWAGQALARGERGLLDRATPAFERVMIRAALKRTGGRRQDAAQLLGWGRNTLTRKINELGMEDGKGEV; this is encoded by the coding sequence ATGAGTAATCACGAACACGTCTGGGTCATCGATGACGACCGTTCCATACGCTGGGTCCTGGAACGCGCCCTGGCGAAGGCAGACATCGAGGTCACCTCCTTCGAAACCGCCGGCGCCGCCATCAAGGCCCTCGAACACGACACCCCGGACACCGTCATCACCGACATCCGCATGCCCGGCATGGGCGGACTGGAGCTGCTGGAGCGCCTGCACCGGGATCATCCCGAACTGCCGGTCATCATCATGACCGCACATTCGGACCTGGAGAGCGCCGTGTCCGCCTACCAGGGGGGCGCCTTCGAGTACCTGCCAAAGCCCTTCGACGTGGACGACGCCGTTGCCCTGGTGCGCAGGGCGTTCCAGTTGCGCCGGGAGCGGGTCCAGCCCGAGGCCGGACCGAACGGCGGCACGCCCGAGATCATCGGCGAGGCCCCGGCCATGCAGGAGGTGTTCCGGGCCATCGGGCGCCTGTCGCACTCCAACATCACGGTGCTGATCAACGGCGAATCGGGCACCGGCAAGGAGCTGGTGGCCCACGCCCTGCACCGGCACAGCCCCCGGGCCGGCCAGCTCTTCATCGCATTGAACACCGCCGCCATTCCGGGCGACCTCCTGGAATCCGAGCTCTTCGGCCACGAGAAGGGCGCCTTTACCGGCGCCCAGGCCTCGCGGCGGGGGCGCTTCGAGCAGGCCGACGGCGGCACCCTCTTCCTGGACGAGATCGGCGACATGCCCGCGGAACTGCAGACCCGGCTGTTGCGGGTGCTGTCCGACGGAGAGTTCTACCGGGTGGGCGGGCACACCCCCATCCGGGTGGACGTGCGCATCATCGCCGCCACCCACCAGAACCTGGAACAGCGCGTGCGCGAGGGCCTGTTCCGGGAAGACCTGTTTCATCGCCTCAACGTGATCCGCATTCATGTCCCGGCGCTGCGCGAGCGCCGTGAGGACATCCCGCTGCTGCTCGATCACTTCCTCGGCCAGGCGGCCCGGGAACTCAATGTGGAACGCAAGGTGCTGCTGCCCCGGGTGCGCGATTATCTCTCGAGTCTCGACTGGCCCGGCAACGTGCGCCAGCTGGAGAACACCTGCCGATGGCTCACGGTCATGGCCTCGGGGCGCGAAGTGCACCTGGACGACCTGCCGCCCGAACTCCGGGAACAGCCGGAAACCGCCGCCCCCGACTGGGAACAGGCGCTTGCCCGATGGGCCGGCCAGGCGCTCGCCCGGGGCGAGCGCGGCCTGCTGGACCGGGCCACCCCGGCGTTCGAGCGGGTCATGATCCGCGCCGCCCTCAAGCGCACCGGCGGACGCCGCCAGGATGCCGCCCAACTGCTGGGCTGGGGGCGCAACACCCTGACTCGGAAGATCAACGAACTGGGGATGGAGGACGGCAAGGGCGAAGTGTGA
- a CDS encoding DUF6701 domain-containing protein has product MPAARCRAALLVLIVAFSVQLWSAHAQAACSAQQGQATLNEIFRGFGATQERFMEVRLLQSVPASVWNQWSVRVCVGGGPNCATVSLSAATLSANGFYLVFAKTLNSTYYDFGGMDMVLRDASGAAIDYVSIGNYSTQLSGLNCSTFPYPTTAGNVGNTFNVHRSPDGTGAWSFAPGNSYGSTEGETNDDDPPPGLDHIRLVHDGAGLTCASEAVHVKACADAACSALFAGPVEVSLGTAPPGGIWTPNPVTFSGETTVLLRFTDGGAVTLLAEATAPAATNPTQCENIGGGTPCEMVFAHVGVLLDGDGNDGIPKSDVPEQIAGKPSSVGYNAATQRVRVVRTDDETGACVAALQDTVLAAQFSYVVPDTAEGLSDNTLNILAASTATVTSAGAAESVDLEFGSDGSAPFSFQSMDAGRYALRVDMDIPVFDESDEPTGDVIQSHDTSNAFVVRPLAVYVEADGNPGAEDHDGPVFKRAGEPFGLAFRSLRWQPALDGSGDGRWDACVSPAPGLADPGVYARVPAWEINEPAPALVQPSGGVNPGLDYEAAVEFAAGASQATTTASFGEVGIIRFETSNGFLGAGVDVCSSNVGRFTPDHFDVTLDNTPAFAPACDGAFTYMSQWFEYHTAPEVHIAARNTDGQITRNYDGDWWRLPDLVPVYEHAGDPDPLPDDVVFTADGTHDAIDCSAGGCEGEVTVGFGGQFTYDRDGDPVNPVNGAVRVSFAVQDDDGIAYAGNPFGFTVDFEAGNDEQRWGRLEMQNAHGPELLPLVVPMYSTYFLDGAFRLNTDDNCTAISAGEIDLDIQLSGGTTSADVLNTPASAGHLNVSLSAPGAGNTGYVDVTPDLSVTTGADLPWLTFDWDGDGNPRGPEARATFGVFGGNERHIYIRELP; this is encoded by the coding sequence TTGCCCGCCGCCCGTTGCCGTGCCGCGTTGTTGGTCTTGATTGTTGCCTTCAGCGTGCAGCTATGGAGTGCCCACGCACAGGCCGCCTGCTCGGCGCAGCAGGGCCAGGCAACGCTCAACGAGATCTTCCGAGGATTCGGAGCCACTCAGGAGCGTTTCATGGAGGTGCGCCTCCTGCAGAGCGTTCCGGCCTCCGTCTGGAACCAGTGGAGTGTGCGTGTCTGTGTTGGTGGTGGACCGAACTGCGCGACCGTCAGTCTTTCCGCAGCAACCCTGAGCGCCAATGGATTCTACCTGGTCTTTGCGAAGACACTGAACTCGACCTACTACGACTTTGGGGGCATGGATATGGTGTTGCGCGATGCCTCTGGTGCTGCGATCGACTACGTGTCCATCGGTAATTATTCGACCCAGTTGTCCGGGCTGAACTGCTCGACGTTCCCCTATCCCACGACTGCGGGCAATGTGGGCAATACCTTCAATGTTCATCGCAGCCCGGACGGGACCGGAGCCTGGTCGTTCGCGCCCGGCAACTCATACGGCAGTACGGAAGGGGAAACCAATGACGACGACCCGCCTCCCGGCCTAGACCATATCCGTCTGGTGCACGACGGTGCCGGGCTCACCTGCGCCTCGGAAGCCGTGCACGTAAAGGCCTGCGCCGATGCGGCTTGTTCGGCATTGTTCGCCGGGCCGGTGGAGGTGAGTCTGGGGACCGCTCCACCGGGAGGAATCTGGACGCCAAACCCTGTCACCTTCAGCGGCGAAACCACCGTGCTTCTGCGCTTCACGGACGGGGGTGCCGTCACGCTGCTCGCGGAAGCCACCGCGCCTGCCGCGACGAATCCCACGCAGTGTGAGAACATCGGTGGCGGAACCCCCTGCGAGATGGTGTTTGCCCATGTGGGCGTCCTCCTTGACGGCGACGGTAACGATGGCATTCCCAAGAGCGACGTGCCCGAGCAGATCGCGGGTAAACCCTCCAGCGTTGGGTACAATGCGGCGACCCAGCGGGTGCGTGTGGTGCGCACGGACGACGAGACAGGCGCCTGTGTTGCCGCCTTGCAGGATACGGTTCTTGCGGCGCAATTCAGTTACGTCGTGCCGGACACAGCGGAAGGGCTGTCGGACAACACCCTGAACATCCTGGCGGCAAGTACGGCTACTGTGACATCCGCGGGCGCAGCCGAGTCAGTGGACCTGGAATTCGGAAGTGACGGCTCCGCGCCCTTCAGCTTTCAATCCATGGATGCGGGTCGCTATGCCTTGCGCGTCGATATGGATATACCGGTGTTCGATGAATCGGACGAGCCAACCGGCGATGTCATTCAGAGCCACGACACGAGCAACGCCTTCGTGGTGCGGCCCCTTGCGGTATATGTGGAAGCAGACGGCAACCCCGGAGCCGAGGATCATGATGGCCCCGTCTTTAAGCGGGCCGGAGAGCCGTTCGGGCTTGCCTTCAGGAGTCTGCGCTGGCAGCCGGCACTGGATGGAAGCGGGGACGGGCGATGGGATGCGTGTGTGAGTCCCGCCCCGGGCCTTGCTGATCCGGGCGTGTATGCACGCGTGCCTGCCTGGGAGATCAACGAGCCCGCTCCCGCATTGGTGCAACCTTCCGGCGGTGTCAATCCCGGCCTCGACTATGAGGCCGCCGTTGAATTCGCGGCGGGGGCGTCGCAAGCGACAACGACAGCTTCCTTCGGGGAGGTCGGCATCATCCGTTTTGAAACCAGTAACGGTTTTCTCGGTGCAGGCGTGGACGTCTGCTCATCGAATGTCGGGCGATTCACGCCCGACCACTTTGACGTGACGCTGGATAACACGCCTGCCTTTGCGCCTGCCTGTGATGGCGCGTTCACCTACATGTCCCAGTGGTTCGAGTACCATACGGCACCCGAGGTGCATATTGCGGCGCGCAATACCGACGGCCAGATCACTCGCAACTATGACGGCGACTGGTGGCGGCTGCCCGACCTCGTTCCCGTGTACGAACATGCCGGTGACCCGGATCCTCTGCCCGATGATGTTGTCTTCACCGCGGACGGAACTCACGATGCCATCGATTGCAGTGCCGGTGGTTGCGAAGGCGAGGTGACCGTAGGATTCGGCGGACAGTTCACTTACGACCGAGACGGTGATCCCGTGAACCCGGTCAATGGCGCGGTGCGCGTCAGCTTCGCCGTGCAAGACGACGACGGCATTGCCTATGCGGGCAATCCCTTCGGGTTCACGGTGGACTTCGAGGCCGGCAACGACGAACAGCGCTGGGGGCGTCTGGAAATGCAGAATGCCCACGGACCGGAACTGCTGCCGCTGGTGGTGCCCATGTACAGTACGTATTTCCTGGACGGCGCCTTCCGGCTCAACACCGACGACAATTGCACGGCGATCAGTGCCGGCGAGATTGATCTGGACATCCAGCTCTCCGGCGGCACCACCAGCGCCGACGTGCTCAACACCCCGGCCTCGGCCGGGCATCTGAACGTCTCGCTCAGCGCGCCCGGCGCGGGGAACACCGGCTACGTGGACGTCACCCCGGACCTGTCAGTGACCACCGGCGCCGACCTGCCCTGGCTCACCTTTGACTGGGACGGCGACGGCAATCCGCGGGGTCCGGAGGCGCGCGCCACCTTTGGCGTGTTCGGCGGCAACGAGCGGCATATCTACATCAGAGAGTTGCCCTAA
- a CDS encoding type II secretion system protein: protein MIIVIVLIGAMVAVASVFIVQPFRAFDDMKRRAELVEAADSALMLMTREVRAALPNSVRVRVDGGRVALEFIPTVAGGRYRAYVDGSGNGDILDFSQSDDGFDVMGEFDLPAAGGPEVVVYNLTASGSDGNAYLGDNRASLDAAASNATYVSLVAPHHFPFASPDQRFQVVTAPVAYVCDPAGGELQRVEGYGFLGNPFTASGALAARYVAGCQFDYDPGAGTRNGLVSARLTLSDAGETVSLLQQVHVLNTP, encoded by the coding sequence ATGATCATCGTCATCGTACTGATCGGTGCGATGGTGGCGGTGGCGTCGGTGTTCATCGTGCAGCCGTTCAGGGCTTTCGATGACATGAAGCGGCGCGCCGAACTGGTGGAGGCGGCGGACTCGGCGCTCATGCTCATGACCCGTGAGGTACGCGCCGCGCTGCCCAACAGCGTGCGCGTGCGCGTTGATGGCGGGCGCGTGGCGCTGGAGTTCATCCCCACGGTGGCCGGGGGGCGGTACCGGGCCTACGTGGATGGGAGCGGAAACGGCGACATACTTGACTTCTCGCAATCCGATGACGGTTTCGATGTCATGGGCGAGTTCGATCTGCCCGCTGCGGGTGGACCGGAGGTGGTGGTCTACAACCTCACCGCCTCCGGGTCCGACGGCAACGCCTATCTGGGTGATAACCGCGCGTCGCTGGATGCGGCGGCCAGCAACGCGACTTACGTAAGTCTGGTCGCGCCGCATCACTTCCCGTTTGCCTCCCCGGACCAGCGATTCCAGGTCGTGACCGCACCGGTGGCTTACGTATGTGATCCGGCGGGCGGCGAGTTGCAACGGGTGGAGGGTTACGGTTTTCTGGGCAACCCCTTCACCGCATCCGGCGCGTTGGCCGCCCGCTACGTCGCCGGCTGCCAGTTCGATTACGACCCCGGCGCCGGCACCCGCAACGGTCTCGTCTCCGCCCGCCTCACCCTGAGCGATGCGGGCGAGACCGTTTCACTCCTCCAGCAGGTCCATGTCCTGAATACGCCCTGA
- the glnL gene encoding nitrogen regulation protein NR(II) gives MSQPLIPYPYLLENLTTAVLVLDEQLRLSYMNPAAEMLFEISLGRVTGQPVDALVRNDSRLHASLAHSLRTGHPFTEREHNLHPVHGHEATVDMTVTPVIETHQPRRLLVELIQVDRQLRISREESLLSQHAATRALVRGLAHEIKNPLGGLRGAAQLLERELPDPALHEYTRIIIGEADRLQALVDRMLGPSSLPRKRPINLHEVLEHVRGLVSAEAPGGVRLESDYDPSIPDLMADRDLIIQAILNIVRNALQAVGQSGTITLRTRVLRQYTVGQVRHKLVARIQVIDDGPGIPAEMQEQIFYPMVSRRDGGSGLGLSIAQSLINQHGGLIECTSRPGRTVFSLLIPLETTDE, from the coding sequence ATGTCACAGCCACTGATCCCGTATCCCTATCTGCTGGAGAACCTGACCACCGCCGTGCTGGTCCTGGATGAGCAGCTGCGTCTGAGCTACATGAATCCCGCCGCCGAGATGCTCTTCGAGATCAGCCTTGGACGGGTCACCGGGCAGCCTGTGGACGCCCTGGTACGAAACGACTCCCGGCTGCACGCCAGCCTGGCGCATTCGCTGCGCACGGGGCACCCGTTCACGGAGCGCGAACATAATCTGCACCCGGTCCACGGGCACGAGGCCACCGTGGACATGACGGTCACCCCGGTGATCGAGACGCACCAGCCCCGGCGTCTGCTCGTGGAACTGATCCAGGTGGACCGGCAGTTGCGCATCTCCCGGGAGGAGAGCCTGCTCAGCCAGCACGCGGCCACCCGGGCCCTGGTGCGGGGACTGGCCCACGAGATCAAGAACCCCCTGGGGGGCCTGCGCGGTGCTGCGCAACTGCTGGAGCGGGAGCTACCCGACCCGGCCCTGCATGAATACACGCGCATCATCATCGGCGAGGCCGATCGCCTGCAGGCATTGGTGGATCGCATGCTCGGGCCCAGCAGCCTGCCCCGGAAACGGCCCATCAACCTCCACGAGGTACTGGAGCATGTGCGCGGCCTGGTGAGCGCGGAAGCACCCGGAGGCGTGCGCCTGGAGAGCGACTACGACCCCAGCATTCCCGACCTCATGGCGGACCGGGACCTGATCATCCAGGCAATACTCAACATCGTGCGCAACGCCCTCCAGGCGGTGGGCCAATCCGGGACCATCACGCTGCGCACCCGGGTGCTTCGCCAGTACACCGTGGGGCAGGTGCGCCACAAGCTGGTGGCCCGGATCCAGGTCATCGACGACGGCCCGGGCATCCCCGCGGAGATGCAGGAACAGATCTTCTACCCCATGGTGTCCCGGCGCGACGGGGGCTCGGGGCTGGGCCTCTCCATCGCCCAGTCCCTGATCAACCAGCACGGGGGCCTGATCGAATGCACCTCGCGCCCGGGCAGAACCGTCTTTTCACTGCTGATCCCGCTGGAGACCACGGATGAGTAA